From Bactrocera oleae isolate idBacOlea1 chromosome 4, idBacOlea1, whole genome shotgun sequence:
gcATGCATATAAAGAGATAGCTATTCATATATACTTACGGGTAAGAACATGTGCACTCGCTAGCATTGATACATACATGATGTATGGTCTCCATATATTTGTCTATTTTGcatgaaaacaaaatatgtaaattagttTCGAAataaacgtacatacatacacacatacatgtacattcATATGCACGTCCGCCATTCGCTTATGGCAATTCACACCTACTTTTCTGACACACACCTTTTCCTCAGATTGAACTATGCGTAACATGATTTCCTTTCAACACCAACCCCTGCTGCACCTACTAACCCACattaatatacacacacaaacatacacatctGCATATTTGTATTTCTCATATAGTATAACCCAGCTTTTCATCGACATTCAAAtcaatttgcattaaaatattttagcattAATTAGTATTcctatacaaatattatacctatacacatacatatatatatgtacacacgtaCTTGCCCTTATTTCCTTTAATTCTCACACTGATTCTGATTGTGATTTCTTTCTTCTCTCTACTCCATCCACTCCGCGTTTCGCGCTCTACGTTTTTCACACTCTACGCCCAATTCGCGAACAGAATCGCAACACCTAATTGTTTGGTTTAAGAACAACAACACCCTCACCACTGGACAGGAAATCGTCGCCGACGCATCGCTCTATCATCTGGACAAGGGCATGAATTTGGTGGTGGATCAAGTGTCGGAGAAGACCAAAGGTGATTACTCGTGCACCGTTATGCCGCATAAAGTCAAAATGGATATACATTTGGTAATCGGCGAGGAGCCTGTGGCCGATAATAAACAGATAATGGTGAGCGCAAGCGCTCTACTCCTGCTCTCAACGTTGGTGGCGCGAGAATTGAGCTTTGGTATTTTACGtttagatacatttttttaggCACACAGTTTATAAGCAGCttcttacataaaatatatttagagaatgtaagaaatgaaaacaaaatgcaaacaaaaaaagaaaatgataTTATTGTAATTGTACCATAGCTaagaataattgtttttgttttgtttttttgtctgaatCCACTAAATACCACTACTTGCATATAAAACTTTATAGCAGAAGATTTAAACCGCAAGCAGTTAGTACATAAATAGAGTACTCGTATATTGAACCAAATAGACAGGCAATTATATAATGTAGTGCATTTGATAGTATAGAACACAGTATAATAAAGATGAACAAAATagtactttaaacaaaaatgtgtatgtaggtatgtatgtgagGTGAATTGGCTTAGAAGAGCTTTAAATcggttgaaaaattaaaaatttgttgcaaagCAATCATATATAGCATATTTCAAGTTTAAATGGAAcatgaataaattttcatcgaaACGACGTATGCAGGTTTTTATGttagttgtaaaaaaatataatttttttgtgaaaaaaatctttttgtAGCATATTGAAAAgtccaatttttgttttcttcgaAAAGGCGAACTCATATGTCTGCGAGTatgcttatttattttaatgattaagaatatgtttttcttaataaaaaagcGAATCTCATTTAATATTGGTTTCATCTAACTTTGGTTTTAATCGAAAGGTCGAACACACATTTCTTCgaatatgcatatttttgtaaTGATTAGCAAACAAAAGcctttttttctaatatatatatataatatatcttaaaatatttttatgaaaaaatctcATTTCGTACTGGAAACGTTAAATTTTCGTTCTCTTCGAAAGAATGAACCAATATTTCTGcgaatatgcatatttttatattgattataaataaaaaactttttttttatgaaaatgaaaatctcGTGTAGCATTGAAAATGTCTAATTTTGGTTTTCATCGAAAAGATAAACTCATATTTCTTCGAGTATGTTTCTTCTGAAAcagtaaatttgaatttatttgcattaaaactttttttttaacgtaTTTCAACCAAACGACGAGTATACTGTTTTCTACtacattttctaataaatttcaaacaaattttggaaCGTTTATTTTCAgaagagaaaaattttaaaacataacaaaataaaatgaaaaatgtgtaaaacaaaacaaaataatattaataatagtata
This genomic window contains:
- the LOC106618137 gene encoding uncharacterized protein; this encodes MTSVRNNAVAALLLGWVIFGCLNNSVLADVAQKSGEKSTDSTDPDYFYDESSPENIKAASKPPQPTITPYFDEPKKTVYAKNNATVTLTCPVKDYDESQHLIVWFKNNNTLTTGQEIVADASLYHLDKGMNLVVDQVSEKTKGDYSCTVMPHKVKMDIHLVIGEEPVADNKQIMVSASALLLLSTLVARELSFGILRLDTFF